A single Alphaproteobacteria bacterium DNA region contains:
- a CDS encoding radical SAM protein has protein sequence IKRKGAEKPAVAACTLLPYSPEFELGTTLKQASGTVRRNNPHCAKFCVLGGGSCSAD, from the coding sequence ATCAAACGAAAAGGCGCAGAGAAGCCTGCCGTTGCTGCTTGCACATTACTGCCATACAGCCCTGAATTTGAATTGGGCACCACATTAAAACAAGCAAGTGGCACGGTACGCCGCAACAACCCTCATTGCGCTAAATTCTGCGTATTGGGCGGCGGCAGTTGCTCGGCAGATTAA
- the msrA gene encoding peptide-methionine (S)-S-oxide reductase MsrA — protein sequence MKKLLVTTLLSLSITSGAAFAAEDGMKEAVFAGGCFWCLEKDFEAKNGVIEAVSGYAGGESANPTYKQVSGGGSGHKEVIQVTYDPAVITYGDLLKVFWQNIDPFDDKGQFCDKGDQYRAAIFYGSDAEQDMAEQSKALIETQVLKTDVVTGVEPLNAFYPAEDYHQNYYKTNSVKYKFYRWNCGRDARLEAVWENADLSPLDKLNMP from the coding sequence ATGAAAAAATTATTAGTAACGACATTATTAAGTCTTAGCATAACGTCTGGTGCGGCCTTTGCAGCCGAAGATGGCATGAAAGAAGCCGTGTTTGCAGGAGGATGCTTCTGGTGTTTAGAAAAAGACTTTGAAGCAAAAAACGGTGTAATTGAAGCAGTTTCCGGCTACGCGGGAGGTGAGAGTGCAAACCCCACCTATAAACAGGTTTCAGGCGGCGGCAGCGGTCATAAAGAGGTGATTCAAGTCACCTATGATCCCGCAGTGATTACCTATGGTGATTTGCTGAAAGTATTCTGGCAAAATATTGATCCGTTCGATGATAAAGGACAGTTTTGTGATAAAGGCGACCAGTATCGCGCGGCAATATTTTATGGTAGCGATGCAGAGCAAGACATGGCAGAACAATCAAAAGCGCTGATTGAAACGCAGGTGCTTAAAACCGATGTGGTGACAGGTGTCGAGCCTTTAAATGCGTTTTATCCTGCAGAGGATTATCATCAGAATTATTATAAAACCAATAGCGTGAAATATAAATTCTATCGTTGGAATTGCGGGCGCGATGCACGGCTGGAAGCGGTGTGGGAAAATGCCGACTTGTCGCCGCTTGATAAGTTGAATATGCCCTAG
- the msrB gene encoding peptide-methionine (R)-S-oxide reductase MsrB: MDTNRRKFLLAGVLVCAAGYVAPKTLFATTVSHKTIGGDPKLREKFMAISEEEWKKRLTPQQFKILRKAGTEPPKSSALNDEKRAGVFHCAGCDNPLFTSETKFESGTGWPSFYDVMDGAIETSRDFKMIWPRTEYHCARCGGHQGHVFEDGPQPTGLRYCNNGVALKFSPEVV; this comes from the coding sequence ATGGATACTAATCGTAGGAAGTTTTTGCTGGCTGGCGTGCTTGTATGCGCTGCAGGCTATGTTGCACCAAAAACCTTATTTGCTACCACCGTTTCTCACAAAACAATAGGTGGTGACCCAAAATTACGGGAGAAATTTATGGCTATTAGTGAAGAAGAGTGGAAAAAGCGCCTCACTCCGCAACAATTCAAAATTTTACGTAAAGCAGGAACAGAACCGCCCAAAAGCAGCGCGCTCAACGACGAGAAGCGTGCAGGTGTTTTTCATTGTGCAGGGTGCGACAACCCATTATTTACCTCAGAAACCAAATTTGAAAGCGGTACAGGATGGCCAAGCTTTTATGATGTGATGGACGGAGCAATTGAAACCTCCCGCGATTTTAAAATGATCTGGCCGCGCACTGAATATCATTGTGCGCGCTGCGGTGGGCATCAGGGACATGTGTTTGAAGATGGCCCCCAGCCCACGGGTTTACGTTATTGTAACAATGGAGTGGCGTTGAAATTTTCGCCAGAAGTAGTATGA